Proteins from a genomic interval of Aphelocoma coerulescens isolate FSJ_1873_10779 unplaced genomic scaffold, UR_Acoe_1.0 HiC_scaffold_58, whole genome shotgun sequence:
- the LOC138101950 gene encoding zinc finger protein 154-like: MLQDFPFPTLGWMEEEAVRKRKMPRDPQADKELSTEPREDKSPQQNLVEEAVLSGSTVQESNGEEKPRRSPTRRDSKTSPGCSEEGRPTLFREGSRSFSWISNLVIQQQLHTRERPYRCLECGKSFSHTSNLFTHHCVHMGERPYKCLECGKSFSQSSSLITHQRLHSGERPYECGQCGKSFSQSSALVKHQRIHTGERCYECLECGKRFQTSSNLLLHQRIHTEERSFCCPDCGKGFRQNSHLITHRRIHTGERPYKCPECGKSFYSSSHLTRHQRRHR; encoded by the exons ATgctgcag gatttcccattcccaacccttggctggatggaggaggaggctgtgaggaagaggaagatgccccgggacccccaggctG acaaggagctgagcacggagcccagggaggacaaatccccacagcagaacctggtggaagaggctgttttgagcggctccacggtgcaggaatccaatggggaggaaaagccccggagatcccCCACGAGAAGGGActccaaaaccagcccagggtgctctgaggaagGAAGACCCACCCTGTTCCGGGAAGGCAGCCGGAGCTTCAGCTGGATCTCCAACCTGGTgatccagcagcagcttcacaCCAGGGAGCGGCCCTACAGGTgcctggaatgtgggaagagcttcagccacacTTCCAACCTCTTCACCCACCATTGTGTGCACAtgggggagaggccctacaagtgcctggaatgtgggaagagcttcagccagagctccagcctCATCACGCACCAGCGCCTGCACtctggggaacggccctacgagtgtgggcaatgtgggaagagcttcagccagagctcagcACTAGTCAAGCACCAGAGGATTCACACAGGGGAGAGGTGCTATGAGTGTCTTGAGTGTGGGAaaaggtttcagaccagctccaatctcctcctgcaccagcggattcacacggaGGAGAGGTCCTTCTGCTGTCCcgactgtgggaagggcttcaggcaaaactcccacctcatcacccaccggcgcatccacaccggggagaggccctacaagtgtcctgagtgtgggaagagcttctacagcagctctcacttgaccagacaccaacggaggcaccgctaa